Proteins encoded in a region of the Vicia villosa cultivar HV-30 ecotype Madison, WI linkage group LG5, Vvil1.0, whole genome shotgun sequence genome:
- the LOC131601758 gene encoding uncharacterized protein LOC131601758 → MGNCFTNNKISTQEDHESYNNQTKVEKMKTSSSLKFEPKPRKEKKNKKVRFEIQNDEEVDRRSDGNNSRNVRRIRVVMTQEELKKMLSCKDEYENTTLEQLLGVMRLRGGKICKHDLGVDSWKPALESIPEDRLIK, encoded by the exons ATGGGAAACTGCTTCACAAACAACAAAATATCAACACAAGAAGATCATGAAAGCTACAACAATCAAACAAAAGTTGAGAAGATGAAAACATCTTCATCGTTGAAGTTCGAACCGAAGCCGAGgaaagaaaagaagaataagAAAGTAAGGTTTGAGATACAAAATGATGAAGAAGTTGATAGAAGAAGTGATGGTAATAATTCTAGAAATGTGAGGAGGATTAGAGTGGTGATGACTCAAGAAGAGTTGAAAAAGATGTTGAGTTGCAAAGATGAATATGAGAACACTACATTGGAGCAACTACTTGGTGTTATGAG GTTAAGAGGAGGGAAAATTTGTAAACATGATTTGGGTGTAGATTCTTGGAAGCCTGCTTTAGAAAGCATTCCAGAGGATCGATTAATTAAGTAG